From a region of the Rhipicephalus microplus isolate Deutch F79 chromosome X, USDA_Rmic, whole genome shotgun sequence genome:
- the LOC142774952 gene encoding uncharacterized protein LOC142774952, whose product MKAVLAHGVQVLYSLHGRKGKRAFVNLRLCRLVTDVICQKAGCDQAEALNFIKRWRPGSGDRCGGRKRRFREAFVVEQPDDPHSQSADYWQLAAAGFLPSHSRQGLDSTTATVPPTQPDLQ is encoded by the exons atgaaggctgtattggcacatggcgtgcaagtgctgtacagccttcatggcagaaaagggaaaagggcctttgtgaacctgaggctctgtagattagtgacag atgtcatctgccaaaaagcagggtgcgaccaggcggaggccctcaactttattaagaggtggcggccagggtctggtgatcgctgtgggggcaggaagcggcgcttcagagaagcatttgttgtggagcagcccgatgatccccactctcagagtgcagattattggcagctcgcggcagctggcttcctgcccagccacagcagacagggccttgacagcaccactgccactgtgcccccaacgcaacctgacctgcagtag